The Haloplanus sp. GDY1 genomic sequence CCGTCGACGGATCGGACCCCGCGGACGCCGCGCTCTCGTTCGCGCTGGAGGAGTACCCCGACGCCGACATCACCGTCCTCTCGGTGATCGATCCCACGGACGTGGGCTACGGCTCCATCGAGGCGGCGCCGAGCACCTTCGAACGCCTGCAGGAGACCGCCGAGGAACGAACCGAGAAGGTACTGGAGGAGGCAGCGGCGACGGCGGCGGAGCGGGGCGTCGAGGTGACGACCGAGACGGTGATCGGGATGCCGTCGCGGGCCATCGTCGAGTGGGCGGAGAACAACGACATCGACGGCATCGTCGTCGGGAGCCACGGGCGAGAAGGCGTCACGCGGGTCCTGCTCGGAAGCGTCGCCGAGTCGGTCGTCCGCCGGTCCCCCGTCCCGGTGACGGTCGTCCGGTAGCTACCCCTCGGTCGAATCGACCGGGTCGCTCGGGAGTTCCCTGAACGCGACGGTGAAGTCGGTGTCGTCGAACTCCTCGACGGTGGAGTCGAGTTCGCGCTCGACGGCGTCGAGTTGCTGGACCAGCTTCTGGTACTCCTCGCTCTCCTCGAGTTCGTGGGGCGTCTTCGCCTCCTCGAGGGTCACCTTCTTCTCGACGAGCTGGAACTTGCGCTGAAGCTGGTCGTCGTAGGTGTTCCGGGTGATCATCCGCTCGACGGTCTCTACGAGTTCGGGCTGATCGACGGGTTTCACCAGGTAGTCGTCGATCGCCATGTCCACGATTTCGAACCCCGGATCGACCGCCGTCACCATGACGATGCGGACGTCCAGATCCCGTTCGCTGACCGCCTCGACGACCGCATCGCCCGAGAGCCCGGGCATCCGGCGGTCGAGCAACATCACGTCGACGTCCGCGTCCAGTTTGTCGAGGGCCTCGTTGCCGTCGTAGGCCGTCCGCGCCTCGGCGAACTCGCCGATCCAGTAGGCGTACAGATCCGCCAGGGACTGCTCGTCGTCGACGATGAGCACCGTCGCGTCCGAAAGTTCGGTCGTCATGTTCGTACTCCTTGGTGGGGGGGGATCACTCGGTCGACTGGGGATCGGACCGCGGCTGACCGTCCACGGGGTCGGCGTGTCCCATCCTCCCGCCTCGCGCGCCGCCCCGGTCGACGGATCCGAACGTCCCGATAGTGCGGCCGGACGCGCGCCCCGTCGGCGGTTCCTCGTTCGTTGCGTCCGCTTCGTCATACAAGAAACTACTGGCCGAATTATCGGCACTGATATCATTTTTTCGGCCGGCGCGACGAAGCTACGCATCGACGACCGTCGGGCGGACCCAGATGACGAAGTCACCGTCGCGCCTGATGACGCCCCTGACGGCCTCGTCGTCGTCGACGGGGGAGGACTCCACGTCGCTCTCGTCGACCTCGACGACCTGCTCCACCTCGTCGACGATCCAGCCGATGGACTTGCCGTCGGCCGTCCGCTCGGGGTCGAAGACGACGATCCGTTTGCCGTCGGCGTCGTCCTCGATACCGAACACCGCCTTCGGGTCCACGATGGTCGTCGTCTTCCCCCGGAGGTCCATCACACCCTCCACGTGGCTCGCGGAGTTCGGGATCACCGTGAGGTCGCTCACGTCCACGATTTCGGCGACGTGGGCGATGTCGACGCAGTACGTCTCGCTCCCCAGTTCGAACTCCAGCAGCTGGACGGTTCGGGTGCGAGTCGTCGTCTCGCTCATGGGGCCGCCTCCGGTCGACCGTGACCGCGAGTGCCGTTTCCGTCGCGTCCCTCCATAGACGTCCGGTCGGCCGATCTCGGGTTAAGCGTACTGGTCGGATTATCCTCGGTGATAACCGTGCCGGTGTCTTTATTTCACCGCTGTGGATAGGCTGGGGTAACGAATGATGGGACACGTCCCCCCGGGACTCGCCGGGTCGACTCCGCTCCCCGAGAACCGACGGATCGGTGGAGGGGGCGACCGGCGATGAGCGCAACGGCCCCGCGGGCGGTCGTCGTCGACGACTCCCACTTCATGCGGACGCTGCTGTCGGACATGCTCGAAGACGGCGGCGTGCGAGTCGTCGAGACCGCCGCGAACGGCGCCGAGGCCGTGACCGCCGTGCGCGAGCACCGCCCCGACGTGGTGACGATGGACCTCCAGATGCCCGAGGTCGACGGACTGGAGGCCGTCGAACGCATCATGGCCGACCGGCCGACGCCGATCCTCATGTTGAGCGCCCACACCGCCGACGGCGCCGACGTGACCTTCGAGGCCCTGGAGAAGGGCGCGGTGGACTTCTTCACCAAGCCCGGCGGCGAGGTGAGCACCGAGATGTCCGCCAAGAGCGACCAGTTGGTCCGGAAGGTGAAGGCCGTCGCGGAGGCCGACGTGAGCGGCGGGCGATCCGCCGACCACGGCGGCGCGGCCGACGGGTCGACCGCGGGATCGGCCGGCGGGAGCGTCGCCCACGCCCGGGAGTTCCGGGACGGCGGAACGGTGGTCATCGCCTCCTCGACGGGCGGGCCCACCGTCGTCGAGAGCGTGGTCGGATCGCTGCCGCGGGACGCCGCCCTCCGCGTGCTGATCGTCCAGCACATGCCCGACGCGTTCACGTCGCGGTTCGCGGACCGACTCGACGCCGCGAGCGAGTACGACGTTCGCGAGGCGAGCGGCGGGGACCGCATCGGCGGCGGCGAGGCGCTCGTCGCGCCGGGCGGCAAGCACCTCGTCGTCGCGGGCGCTGGCGGCGGGCGACTCCGCACCAGATTGACCGAGGACCCGCCGGAACACGGGGTGCGCCCAGCCGCCGACGTGACGATGCGCTCCGCGGCGGAGACGGTCGACGGCCCGCTCGTTGGCGTCGTCCTCACCGGCATGGGGGCCGACGGGGCCGCCGGCGCCGAGGCCATCGGCGACGCCGGGGGGCGCGTCCTCGCGCAGGACGAGGCGTCCTCGGCGGTGTTCGGCATGCCGAAGCGGGCCATCGAACGGGGCTGTGTCGACGACGTGTTGGCCGCCGGGGACGTCCCGGACGGCATCCTCGACGCCGTCGAACTGGAGGTCAACGCATGACAGAGGAGTACGTCCAGGCGTTCGTCCACGAGAGCGAAGAGCAGTTGACCGACCTGAACAACTCGCTGCTGGCGCTTGAGTCCGATCCGGACGACCGCGAGGCGATGGACGACATCTTCCGGACGGCACACACCCTGAAGGGCAACTTCGGGGCGATGGGCTACGACGACGCCAGCGACCTCGCCCACGCCATCGAGGACCTCCTCGACGAACTCCGCGAGGGCGAGATGGCGGTCACGCCGGAGGTGATGGACCTGGTGTTCGCGGGCGTCGACCGCCTCGAACTCGCCGTCGAGTCCATCGACGAGGACGGCACCGTCGACGTCGAGACGGCGGATCTGGAGGACGACATCCGGACCGTGATCGAGGAGGGGGCGGCCGGCGCCGAGAGCGACGACGCCGAGAGCGACGACGCCGAGGCCGATACCGAGCCCCCCGACGACGCCCAGGTTGACACCTTCGAGGTGACCGTCGACGTGGGCGAGTCGGAGATGAAAGGCGTCGACGGGATGCTCGTCCTCGAAGCCGTCCGCGAGGAGGCGGACCTCGTCTCCACGACGCCCGACCCCGACGCCGTCGAGGACGGCGAGTACGAGGACGGGTTCGACCTCGTCGTCGCCTCGACGACGGCCGACGAACTCCGCTCGACGCTCGATCGCGTCTCCGCCATCGAGGACGCCGCCATCGCACAGGCGGGGGCCGAATCGAACGGGGCGGCGGGCGACGAGGGCAGCGACGCCGCCGCCGCCGACGCCGACGACGACGACGCCACCGACGCCGCCGCCGCCACCGACGACGCCGCGAGCGGCAACGGCTCGTCCCGCGAGATCAGTTCCGTCCGGGTGGACGTGGACCAGCTCGACGACCTGCACGGCCTGGTCGAACAGCTCGTCACCAGCCGGATCAAACTCCGCCGCGCCGTCGACGACGGCGACGTCGGGAGCGCGACGGACACGCTCGGCGAACTCGACAAGATCACCGGCAACCTCCAGAACACGGTGATGGACATGCGGCTGATCCCGATGCGGAAGGTGATCAGCAAGTTCCCGCGGCTGGTCCGCGACCTGGCCCGCGACCAGGGGAAGGAGATCGACTTCCGGATGGAGGGCGAGGACATCGAACTCGACCGCACCATCCTGACTGAGATCAGCGATCCCCTGATGCACATCCTCCGCAACGCGGTCGATCACGGCATCGAACCGCCGGCGGAGCGGGAGGCGGCGGGCAAGGACCGCGAGGGGACCATCGAACTCCGGGCCAGCCGCGAGCGCGACCACGTCACCGTCACCGTCGAGGACGACGGCCGCGGGCTGGACGTGGACGAACTCCGCCGGAAGGCCGCCGAGAAGGGGGTCCGCAGCGAGGCGGAACTCGACTCGATGGAGGACTCGGAGGTGTACGACCTGGTCTTCCACCCCGGCTTCTCCACCGCCGACGAGGTGACCGACGTGAGCGGCCGCGGCGTCGGGATGGACGTCGTCCACAGCACGGTCAAACAGCTCGACGGCTCGGTGAACGTCGAGAGCGAGGAGGGCGAGGGGACGACCGTCACCCTGCGGCTGCCGGTGACCGTCGCCATCGTCAAGGTGCTGTTCGTCGAGGTTGGCGACGAGGAGTACGGCGTCCCGATCAAGAACATCGACGAGGTGAGCCGGGTGCCGGAGATCAGGACGATCAACGAGGAGCCGATGATCGAACACGACGGCGACATCTACCCGGTGGTGGATCTGGCGGACGAACTCGACGTGCCGGGGGAGACGAGAAACGGCGACGGCATGCTGCTTCGCATCCGGAAGTCCGAGCGCCGGGCCGCGCTCCGCTGTGACAGCGTGAACAAGCAGGAGGAGGTGGTCGTCAAGCCGCTGGAGGGGGTCCTCAGCGGGATTCCCGGCCTCAGCGGGACGGCGGTGCTCGGCGACGGCAACATCGTCCCAATCCTCGACGTGGTGACGCTGTAGACCGATGAGCTCGAATCCGACTCCCGAGAACGAGGCGTTCGAGCGACTCCTCACACACCTGGAGCGCAACCTCGATTTCGAGTCCTCCTACTACAACGAGTCGTATCTGGACCGCCGGATTTCGGCGCGGATGCGCCGGCGGGACGTGGAGTCGTACGACGCGTATCTCGACCTCGTGCGATCGGATCCCGAGGAGCCGGCGGCGCTGCTCGACTCGCTGTCGATCAACGTGACCAGCTTCTACCGCAACCCGGAGGCCTGGGAGCCGATCCGGGAGGTCCTGCGCGAGGTGACGAGCGGCCGCGGCCGGACGACCGTCTGGAGCGCCCCCTGTTCGGACGGGCGCGAGCCCTACTCGATCGCGATGCTCGCCCTCGACGACGACGAGGTGCGCACCCGACGGCTGGACGTCCTCGGGACAGACATCAACGCCGACGTGCTGGAGCGGGCCCGCGAGGGGGTCTATCACACCACCAAGACCCGGGACGTGGCCGCGGAACTCGATCCGCTCGACGACGCCGAGCGGTACGTCGACCGGGACGGCGATCAGTTCGCCGTTCGCGACGAGGTGAAGGACCTCGTCACCTTCGAGCAACACGACCTGATCGCCGACGAACCGAAGCGGGACGTGGATCTGGTGCTCTGTCGGAACCTCCTCATCTACATCAACGCGGAGTCGAAGCGCGCGGTGGTCGACACCGTCCTCTCGTCGCTGCGCGACGGGGGGTATCTGGTCATCGGGATGACGGAGACGCTGCCGCGGGAGAGCCGATCCACGGTGGAGACGGTGGACAAACGACGGCGGGTGTACCGACTGACCTGACCCATGTCGCTCTACCAGCTCGAAAAGGAGGGGGACGTCGACTCCCTGATCGACCACCTGAAGCTCAGCGACTCGCCGGCGATCCGCGCACGCGCCGCCGAGATCCTCGGCGACGTCGTCGACGAGGAGCCACAAGCCGTCGACGCGCTGGTGCGGACGGCACAGGAGGACGACGACGAGGCGGTCCGTGGCGCCGCCATCGACGCGCTCGACGCCATCGGCACCGGCGCCATCGAGCGCCTGGTCGCGGAGATGGCGGGTATCGAGGGCGCGGACTCGTCGTTCCCCCGGGGGGACGGCGCCGACTGGGTGCGCGCCGAGGCGTTCGTGAAGACGCTGAACGCCGGTCGGCCGGAGCTGCGGATGGCGGCCGCGAACGCGCTCCGACGGCTCGGCGACCCCGGCGCGCTCCCGGCGCTGGTCGACGCCCTCGACGACCCGAAGCCGCGGGTTCGCGCCCGGGCGGCCCGGGCCTGTGGCGCCATCGGCGACGAGCGGGCGACCGACGCGCTCGCCGGCCGACTGGACGACCCGTCGAACCGGGTGCGCCGCGAGGCGGCCGACGCGCTGGCCGCCATCGGCACCGACCGGGCGCTCACCCCGCTGCTCGACGCCGTCGAAGACGCCAGCGACGAGGTGCGCTACGCCGCCGTCATGGCGCTCGGCGGCTACCGAGGCCCGGAGGCCATCGATCCCCTGATCTCGGCGCTGGACGACGAGAGCGACGTGGTGCGCCGGGCGGCCGTCTTCTCGATCATCGAACTGCTCGCCGCGGCGCCGACCCAGCAGAGCCACCGCATCCGCGAGACGGTCGTCGACCGACTGGAGGAGGCGGATCGGAGCGTCGTCGACCCGCTGGTCGAACTCCTGACGGAGAGCAACCAGCCGCGGGAGCGGCGGAACGCGGCGTGGCTCCTCGGCCGCGTGGCGGGCGACGAGAGCCGGGAGGCCGCGGTCGGCGCGCTGGTCGACGCCCTCGACGCCGACGACGGCACGACGGCGCAGTTCGCCGCGACGAGCCTCGTCGAACTCGGCGGCGCGGCCGTCGAGGACGCGCTCCTCGACCTGCTGGAGGACGCCGACCTTACCGACGCCGCGCGGTCGAAGGCCGTCTTCGTCCTCGGCAAGGTCGGCGGCGACCGCGCCCGGGAGCGGCTCGAGACGATGCTCGACCGCACCGACGACGAGGCGGTCCGAAAGCAGGCCTTCTCGGCGCTGTCCAAACTCGGGGGGCGACGCTGATGGAGGGGGAGCGAAAGATCACCGACACCCGCGGCAAGTTCACGATGGTGGTCAAGGACGGCCGCGAACTGAACGACGCGGAGTGGACCGGCGGCCGCATCCTGCTGTCGAACCGGCGGTTGATCCTCGCGGGGTCGGAGGGCAAGCGAACGATCCCCCTGAAACGGATCCGGAGCCTAGAGGGCCGCACCGACGTGAACCAGCTCGTCGCGAAGGTGTCCGGCTACGTCAGCCTCCAGCTGTCGACCGGCGACGTGGTGCTCGTCTCCGCGGAGGATCCCGAGTCGTTCGAGCGCATGCTCTATCGGGCGCTGCTCGACCGGGCGGTGGTCCTCGCGCGCCACCCCGCGGTCGAGGGGGGCGTCGTCACCGACGCCGAGTGGAAGAAAGCCCGACTGAAAATCG encodes the following:
- the cheB gene encoding chemotaxis-specific protein-glutamate methyltransferase CheB, translated to MSATAPRAVVVDDSHFMRTLLSDMLEDGGVRVVETAANGAEAVTAVREHRPDVVTMDLQMPEVDGLEAVERIMADRPTPILMLSAHTADGADVTFEALEKGAVDFFTKPGGEVSTEMSAKSDQLVRKVKAVAEADVSGGRSADHGGAADGSTAGSAGGSVAHAREFRDGGTVVIASSTGGPTVVESVVGSLPRDAALRVLIVQHMPDAFTSRFADRLDAASEYDVREASGGDRIGGGEALVAPGGKHLVVAGAGGGRLRTRLTEDPPEHGVRPAADVTMRSAAETVDGPLVGVVLTGMGADGAAGAEAIGDAGGRVLAQDEASSAVFGMPKRAIERGCVDDVLAAGDVPDGILDAVELEVNA
- the cheA gene encoding chemotaxis protein CheA, with translation MTEEYVQAFVHESEEQLTDLNNSLLALESDPDDREAMDDIFRTAHTLKGNFGAMGYDDASDLAHAIEDLLDELREGEMAVTPEVMDLVFAGVDRLELAVESIDEDGTVDVETADLEDDIRTVIEEGAAGAESDDAESDDAEADTEPPDDAQVDTFEVTVDVGESEMKGVDGMLVLEAVREEADLVSTTPDPDAVEDGEYEDGFDLVVASTTADELRSTLDRVSAIEDAAIAQAGAESNGAAGDEGSDAAAADADDDDATDAAAATDDAASGNGSSREISSVRVDVDQLDDLHGLVEQLVTSRIKLRRAVDDGDVGSATDTLGELDKITGNLQNTVMDMRLIPMRKVISKFPRLVRDLARDQGKEIDFRMEGEDIELDRTILTEISDPLMHILRNAVDHGIEPPAEREAAGKDREGTIELRASRERDHVTVTVEDDGRGLDVDELRRKAAEKGVRSEAELDSMEDSEVYDLVFHPGFSTADEVTDVSGRGVGMDVVHSTVKQLDGSVNVESEEGEGTTVTLRLPVTVAIVKVLFVEVGDEEYGVPIKNIDEVSRVPEIRTINEEPMIEHDGDIYPVVDLADELDVPGETRNGDGMLLRIRKSERRAALRCDSVNKQEEVVVKPLEGVLSGIPGLSGTAVLGDGNIVPILDVVTL
- a CDS encoding CheR family methyltransferase, coding for MSSNPTPENEAFERLLTHLERNLDFESSYYNESYLDRRISARMRRRDVESYDAYLDLVRSDPEEPAALLDSLSINVTSFYRNPEAWEPIREVLREVTSGRGRTTVWSAPCSDGREPYSIAMLALDDDEVRTRRLDVLGTDINADVLERAREGVYHTTKTRDVAAELDPLDDAERYVDRDGDQFAVRDEVKDLVTFEQHDLIADEPKRDVDLVLCRNLLIYINAESKRAVVDTVLSSLRDGGYLVIGMTETLPRESRSTVETVDKRRRVYRLT
- a CDS encoding chemotaxis protein CheW; the protein is MSETTTRTRTVQLLEFELGSETYCVDIAHVAEIVDVSDLTVIPNSASHVEGVMDLRGKTTTIVDPKAVFGIEDDADGKRIVVFDPERTADGKSIGWIVDEVEQVVEVDESDVESSPVDDDEAVRGVIRRDGDFVIWVRPTVVDA
- a CDS encoding HEAT repeat domain-containing protein; protein product: MSLYQLEKEGDVDSLIDHLKLSDSPAIRARAAEILGDVVDEEPQAVDALVRTAQEDDDEAVRGAAIDALDAIGTGAIERLVAEMAGIEGADSSFPRGDGADWVRAEAFVKTLNAGRPELRMAAANALRRLGDPGALPALVDALDDPKPRVRARAARACGAIGDERATDALAGRLDDPSNRVRREAADALAAIGTDRALTPLLDAVEDASDEVRYAAVMALGGYRGPEAIDPLISALDDESDVVRRAAVFSIIELLAAAPTQQSHRIRETVVDRLEEADRSVVDPLVELLTESNQPRERRNAAWLLGRVAGDESREAAVGALVDALDADDGTTAQFAATSLVELGGAAVEDALLDLLEDADLTDAARSKAVFVLGKVGGDRARERLETMLDRTDDEAVRKQAFSALSKLGGRR
- a CDS encoding universal stress protein — protein: MTKRLLVPVDGSDPADAALSFALEEYPDADITVLSVIDPTDVGYGSIEAAPSTFERLQETAEERTEKVLEEAAATAAERGVEVTTETVIGMPSRAIVEWAENNDIDGIVVGSHGREGVTRVLLGSVAESVVRRSPVPVTVVR
- a CDS encoding HalX domain-containing protein, with the translated sequence MTTELSDATVLIVDDEQSLADLYAYWIGEFAEARTAYDGNEALDKLDADVDVMLLDRRMPGLSGDAVVEAVSERDLDVRIVMVTAVDPGFEIVDMAIDDYLVKPVDQPELVETVERMITRNTYDDQLQRKFQLVEKKVTLEEAKTPHELEESEEYQKLVQQLDAVERELDSTVEEFDDTDFTVAFRELPSDPVDSTEG